The following coding sequences lie in one Steroidobacter denitrificans genomic window:
- a CDS encoding cytochrome c oxidase assembly protein: protein MNQKPRRKADKTANRKLVCQLCLFVAGSFAFGFALIPLYSVLCDVTGYGDRTRLRQAAEIFETPDESRRITIEFISTTPTFGQWEFHPEAGSLQIQPGRLYEAKFYALNLRSQPITAQAIPSIAPLQATQYFHKTECFCFTPQLFKGGQKRDLTVRFIVDPKLPSNIDRLTLGYAMYDVPAAAAIRTGTAAQRDAVADEMTDRATAGRRIALAKLE, encoded by the coding sequence ATGAACCAGAAACCAAGGCGAAAGGCGGACAAGACGGCGAACCGCAAGCTGGTATGCCAGCTGTGCTTGTTCGTCGCCGGCAGTTTTGCATTCGGATTCGCACTCATCCCCTTGTACAGCGTGTTGTGCGACGTCACGGGCTACGGCGATCGCACCAGGCTGCGCCAGGCCGCCGAGATCTTCGAGACACCGGATGAAAGCCGCAGAATCACGATCGAATTCATATCGACCACACCGACGTTCGGACAATGGGAATTCCACCCCGAGGCAGGCAGCCTCCAGATCCAGCCCGGACGACTTTACGAAGCAAAGTTCTACGCACTCAACCTGCGTTCGCAACCGATCACGGCGCAGGCGATCCCCAGCATCGCCCCGCTGCAGGCAACGCAGTACTTCCACAAGACCGAATGCTTCTGCTTCACGCCGCAGCTGTTCAAGGGCGGGCAGAAACGTGATTTGACGGTGCGTTTCATCGTCGATCCGAAGCTGCCTTCCAACATAGACCGGCTGACGCTGGGCTACGCGATGTACGACGTTCCGGCCGCCGCAGCGATCCGGACCGGTACAGCGGCCCAAAGAGATGCGGTAGCCGATGAGATGACCGATAGGGCAACCGCCGGCCGCAGAATAGCCCTGGCCAAACTCGAATGA
- a CDS encoding cytochrome c oxidase subunit 3, whose translation MAHAQTALVSPEKYYVPHHSPWPIFGSFSLFTGVAGASLWLNDVAAGPWIFGLGVLLLLTMFAGWFGAVISESEGRLYNDAVDRSFRMGMMWFIFSEVMFFAAFFGALFYARQFSVPWLGGEGVKLMTQVLRGDGFEASWPTNGPGDVGGDFDIIPAFGLPAINTAILLSSGVTITIAHHAIKAGNRAMLNTFLGLTILLGYLFVFLQATEYVEAYQHYNLKLTSGIYGSTFFMLTGFHGLHVTIGAIMLTVIWLRCLKGHFTPTHHFAFEGVAWYWHFVDVVWLGLFVFVYWL comes from the coding sequence ATGGCGCACGCACAAACCGCTCTTGTGTCACCCGAAAAGTATTATGTTCCGCACCACAGTCCATGGCCGATCTTCGGATCGTTCTCCTTGTTCACAGGTGTCGCCGGCGCCTCTTTGTGGCTGAACGACGTCGCTGCGGGGCCGTGGATATTCGGGCTGGGCGTACTGCTGCTGCTCACCATGTTCGCTGGCTGGTTCGGCGCAGTCATCAGCGAAAGCGAGGGACGGCTCTATAACGATGCCGTGGACCGTTCCTTCCGTATGGGTATGATGTGGTTCATCTTTTCCGAGGTCATGTTTTTCGCAGCGTTTTTCGGTGCGCTGTTCTACGCACGGCAGTTCTCCGTACCCTGGCTGGGCGGCGAGGGCGTGAAACTGATGACCCAGGTGCTGCGCGGCGACGGCTTCGAAGCGAGCTGGCCGACGAACGGACCGGGCGATGTCGGCGGTGACTTCGATATCATCCCGGCGTTCGGCCTACCGGCGATCAACACCGCCATCCTGCTCAGTTCAGGCGTCACGATTACGATCGCCCATCACGCGATCAAAGCCGGCAACCGCGCGATGCTGAACACCTTCCTCGGGCTGACGATCCTGCTGGGCTACCTGTTCGTATTCCTGCAGGCCACCGAATACGTCGAAGCGTATCAGCACTACAATCTGAAGCTGACCAGCGGCATCTACGGTTCGACGTTCTTTATGCTGACCGGCTTCCACGGCCTCCACGTGACCATCGGTGCCATCATGTTGACGGTGATCTGGCTGCGCTGTCTGAAAGGTCACTTCACACCGACCCATCATTTCGCGTTCGAAGGCGTTGCCTGGTACTGGCACTTCGTCGATGTGGTGTGGCTGGGCTTGTTCGTATTCGTATACTGGCTATGA
- a CDS encoding twin transmembrane helix small protein, whose translation MPILNILILACLIAIVASLASSLFYLVNDKGQSRKMVKALTVRVTLSVLLFILLLLAWSQGLIHPHGLGG comes from the coding sequence ATGCCCATCCTCAACATCCTCATCCTGGCCTGTCTGATCGCCATCGTGGCCAGCCTCGCCTCCAGCCTGTTCTATCTCGTGAACGACAAGGGCCAGTCGCGCAAGATGGTGAAGGCGCTGACGGTGAGAGTGACGCTTTCCGTATTGTTGTTCATCCTGCTGCTCCTTGCCTGGTCGCAGGGACTGATCCATCCGCATGGGCTGGGAGGCTAG
- a CDS encoding SURF1 family protein encodes MNGSSANPRLAPTVLATALTLMVIAGFVRLGFWQLHSAAEKRSLMAQHALNRQSTVDLTPTNAGTLSRYQRVRLRGRYDSRHQILLDNMPSNSSAHPGQPGYRVLTPFALEQGGWLLIDRGWLASGPTRAVVPAVDVGTTPRELTGLLSHLPRAGVQLDQSAIAAEGSWPRVLNFPQQATLERVLSRPLLPGMVLLDPQAVDGYERVWEIRFSIGPARHIAYAVQWFALAAAALCIYLVLIYRHYRSR; translated from the coding sequence GTGAACGGATCATCCGCGAATCCTCGTCTTGCGCCTACAGTGTTGGCGACGGCGCTGACCTTGATGGTCATCGCGGGATTTGTGCGGCTCGGCTTCTGGCAGTTGCATAGCGCCGCGGAAAAGCGCTCCTTGATGGCGCAGCATGCCTTGAACCGGCAATCGACCGTCGATCTCACGCCGACGAACGCCGGCACCTTGTCGCGCTATCAGCGCGTACGTCTGCGCGGACGCTACGATTCCCGACACCAGATCCTGCTCGACAACATGCCCTCGAACAGTTCCGCGCATCCCGGGCAACCCGGTTACCGGGTACTCACCCCGTTCGCCCTCGAGCAGGGCGGATGGCTGCTGATCGATCGGGGCTGGCTGGCGTCCGGACCGACGCGCGCCGTAGTTCCCGCAGTCGACGTAGGCACTACGCCGCGCGAACTGACCGGCTTGCTGAGTCACCTGCCGCGCGCCGGCGTGCAACTCGATCAAAGCGCCATCGCAGCCGAGGGTTCCTGGCCACGTGTGCTGAACTTTCCGCAACAGGCCACCCTGGAGCGCGTACTTTCCCGTCCTCTGCTGCCGGGCATGGTTCTGCTTGATCCCCAGGCCGTCGACGGCTACGAGCGTGTATGGGAAATACGCTTCTCGATCGGACCGGCACGGCATATTGCCTATGCAGTGCAATGGTTCGCTCTGGCGGCGGCGGCGTTATGCATCTATCTTGTGCTGATCTACAGGCATTATCGAAGCCGATGA
- a CDS encoding SCO family protein gives MTEPNPSMDFEPVHRRSRRQLWLLIAVFFAPLATAFLLYYGFEDWRPSRSTNQGELLQPARALPVFELSTPEGTTLTNESLRGKWNLVYIGDGQCGQRCREALVLMRQSRLALNEDLPRVQRIFLTTGHCCDQHYLQSTHPGLIIAQSGTTGQPLLHAFPGAPAAEPEAGYIYIVDPLGNLMMRYSPEAPHKALLEDLEKLLKLSHIG, from the coding sequence ATGACCGAACCGAATCCCTCGATGGACTTCGAGCCTGTCCACAGGCGGTCACGCCGGCAGTTGTGGTTGCTGATCGCGGTGTTTTTCGCTCCCCTGGCCACGGCGTTCCTCCTATATTACGGTTTCGAAGACTGGCGTCCATCGCGAAGCACCAATCAAGGGGAGCTGCTCCAGCCTGCGCGCGCCTTGCCTGTCTTCGAATTGTCGACACCCGAGGGTACTACGCTTACAAACGAGTCCCTGCGCGGCAAATGGAATCTGGTCTATATCGGCGATGGGCAATGCGGACAACGCTGCCGGGAAGCGCTGGTCCTGATGCGCCAGAGCCGTCTGGCGCTGAATGAAGACCTCCCTCGGGTGCAACGCATATTCCTGACCACCGGTCATTGCTGCGACCAGCACTACCTGCAATCCACGCATCCCGGTCTGATCATCGCGCAGTCCGGCACGACCGGACAGCCACTGCTGCATGCATTCCCCGGCGCACCGGCGGCCGAGCCTGAAGCGGGCTACATCTATATCGTCGATCCGCTCGGCAATCTGATGATGCGCTACTCTCCCGAGGCGCCGCACAAAGCCCTGCTGGAGGACCTGGAGAAGCTGCTCAAACTTTCCCATATCGGCTAA
- a CDS encoding COX15/CtaA family protein — translation MNARLTLFRRLALAGVLLALAVVILGAWVRLSAAGLGCPDWPGCYGHLSADSAARNIEAISEAFPHRPFEYHKALKEMVHRYFASSLGLLILVLAGLAIRNRTDPHQPVALPLILVALVIFQGLLGMWTVTLLLKPLIVVLHLLGGLTTLSLLAWLSMRSPAERAVTERGGTGLRKLAVAAFAVLVLQIALGGWTSSNYAALACPDFPTCQHTWWPEMDVQDAFILWRGLGIDYEGGVLDHPARVAIHFVHRLGAIAAALMLGLLGFTAWRRGTTPAVRNTGAILLLILVAQLILGPWMVMHALPLSLATAHNGVAAILLLATLRLNRLLR, via the coding sequence ATGAACGCGCGACTAACTTTGTTTCGACGCCTTGCGCTCGCGGGTGTACTGCTGGCCCTCGCGGTCGTGATCCTGGGTGCGTGGGTACGCCTGAGCGCAGCCGGCCTGGGCTGTCCGGACTGGCCGGGATGCTATGGACATCTATCTGCAGACAGTGCGGCACGCAATATCGAGGCAATCAGCGAGGCATTTCCGCACCGGCCTTTCGAGTATCACAAGGCCCTCAAGGAAATGGTCCACCGGTATTTCGCCTCGAGCCTGGGATTGCTGATCCTGGTGCTGGCCGGCCTTGCCATCCGCAATCGTACCGATCCCCACCAACCGGTGGCGCTGCCGCTGATTCTGGTGGCCTTGGTGATCTTCCAGGGGCTGCTGGGCATGTGGACCGTGACCTTGCTGCTGAAGCCTTTGATCGTAGTCCTGCATCTGCTGGGCGGGCTGACTACCTTGTCGCTGCTGGCCTGGCTGTCCATGCGTTCGCCCGCCGAACGGGCGGTGACGGAACGAGGCGGGACGGGCTTGCGCAAACTCGCCGTAGCTGCCTTCGCAGTGCTGGTATTGCAAATCGCCCTGGGCGGTTGGACCAGCAGCAATTACGCCGCGCTTGCCTGTCCCGATTTTCCGACCTGCCAGCATACATGGTGGCCGGAGATGGATGTGCAAGACGCCTTCATCCTGTGGCGAGGCCTGGGTATCGATTACGAGGGAGGCGTCCTGGATCATCCTGCACGAGTTGCGATCCATTTCGTCCATCGACTGGGCGCCATCGCTGCCGCGCTGATGCTTGGGCTGCTGGGTTTCACCGCCTGGCGCCGCGGCACGACACCTGCTGTGCGCAATACCGGCGCAATATTGCTGCTGATATTGGTGGCGCAGCTGATACTCGGGCCCTGGATGGTAATGCACGCACTACCGCTATCGCTGGCCACCGCGCACAACGGAGTCGCCGCAATACTGCTATTGGCCACGCTGCGGTTGAATCGGCTACTGCGCTGA
- a CDS encoding VanZ family protein, with amino-acid sequence MIPARVRSVTPRLLIVIVVVTLILYGSLYPFNFKPGAIEGGLLQALRELNWARAGRDDRISNVLLYLPLGFCLFLWLHSHFGRHASILIAVLAGTTLSLSIEIVQVYVPGRVSSLTDLTLNAAGTVLGAAGGLIWSLLSRLMHQSAHVEKSAADPGAVVLILFWLTSRFVPFVPQLNLEKLKTALQPLFDPKFGAAAVFTYLTCWMVVHQAVAATTSRPKRLDRLLLLITAVLLGSLLLAGQAFVPAELLALLLLLPLLVLMHRLKPHPRHAAFVFAILAVLILNGLAPFDFETPASRFDFWPFMAWLRVDPLLSLRTADWAALLDKTFLFGALIWTLRIWGTTTRFAAACTVMVISVVEILQLWLPRQDASIADPLLAAAVGWLMHRLYRTRPPPFGRDAILRDAHNR; translated from the coding sequence GTGATCCCTGCACGCGTGCGTAGCGTCACTCCCCGGCTGCTCATCGTTATCGTCGTCGTCACGCTGATCCTCTACGGATCGCTATACCCGTTCAATTTCAAGCCTGGCGCCATCGAAGGCGGCCTATTGCAGGCCCTACGTGAGTTGAACTGGGCACGCGCCGGGCGCGACGATCGCATCTCCAACGTGTTGCTATATCTGCCGCTGGGTTTTTGCCTGTTCCTTTGGCTGCACAGTCACTTCGGCCGCCATGCTTCGATCCTGATCGCCGTCCTGGCAGGCACGACTTTGTCCTTGAGTATCGAGATCGTACAAGTCTATGTACCCGGTCGTGTTTCCAGCCTGACGGACCTGACCCTGAACGCCGCCGGCACCGTGCTCGGGGCAGCGGGCGGGTTGATCTGGAGCCTGTTGAGCCGGCTCATGCATCAATCGGCGCACGTTGAAAAGTCCGCCGCCGATCCAGGTGCTGTCGTGCTTATACTGTTCTGGCTGACATCGCGATTCGTTCCTTTCGTCCCGCAACTGAATCTGGAGAAGCTGAAAACAGCCTTGCAGCCGCTGTTTGATCCGAAGTTCGGCGCCGCGGCCGTCTTTACGTATCTGACCTGCTGGATGGTCGTGCATCAGGCGGTCGCCGCAACGACCAGCCGCCCCAAGCGCCTTGATCGGCTATTGCTGCTGATTACGGCGGTACTGCTCGGCAGCCTGTTGCTGGCCGGGCAGGCCTTCGTGCCCGCCGAGCTATTGGCGCTGTTGCTGCTACTGCCGCTGTTAGTGTTGATGCACCGGCTCAAACCTCATCCACGGCACGCCGCGTTCGTCTTTGCGATACTCGCCGTGCTGATCCTGAACGGATTGGCGCCGTTCGATTTCGAGACACCAGCCAGCCGGTTCGATTTCTGGCCCTTCATGGCATGGCTGCGTGTCGATCCGCTCCTGAGCCTACGGACAGCAGACTGGGCGGCGCTGCTGGATAAGACATTCCTGTTCGGTGCGCTGATCTGGACCCTCAGGATCTGGGGTACGACAACCCGGTTTGCGGCCGCCTGTACGGTCATGGTGATATCGGTCGTCGAAATCCTACAGCTGTGGCTGCCTCGGCAGGATGCATCGATTGCCGATCCGCTGCTGGCTGCGGCGGTGGGTTGGCTGATGCACCGGCTGTACCGCACGCGGCCACCGCCGTTCGGACGGGATGCTATCTTACGAGACGCGCACAACCGGTGA
- a CDS encoding COG3650 family protein, with protein MRVWRAWWFSAAAVVCIGCSPDRSSPDGSLPDGGAVPGRTSGMAARPPADSGLAIKRGTVRIAGKRATFRACGETADLLILDRSDGLSTWDLFAEGGDDEISLYVEAYGERFVGFTTDEAAGDSGHALDEQTAARYAGTFLLEQVLYAAARDQVRGCDAPVPEYRLAARGNEPFWALEVSERVLRWKQPDLPAPIEFDASETENLDGAERYQAATDGHMLELLVEMQPCQDSMSGEMFAFSAKAVLDGHEFTGCARLVR; from the coding sequence ATGCGTGTGTGGCGAGCATGGTGGTTCAGTGCGGCGGCGGTCGTGTGTATCGGCTGTTCGCCGGATCGTTCATCGCCTGACGGCTCCTTGCCGGATGGCGGTGCGGTGCCGGGCCGCACGAGCGGTATGGCAGCCCGTCCGCCGGCGGATTCGGGCCTGGCGATCAAGCGAGGCACGGTCCGCATCGCCGGCAAACGCGCGACGTTTCGTGCGTGCGGCGAGACGGCCGACCTGCTGATACTGGATCGCTCCGACGGCCTGTCGACCTGGGATCTTTTTGCCGAGGGGGGCGATGACGAGATCTCCTTGTATGTCGAAGCGTACGGCGAGCGCTTCGTCGGGTTTACCACCGATGAGGCGGCCGGCGATTCAGGTCACGCCTTGGACGAGCAGACCGCCGCGAGGTATGCCGGCACCTTTTTGCTGGAGCAGGTGCTGTACGCGGCCGCGCGCGATCAAGTGCGCGGTTGTGATGCTCCGGTGCCGGAGTATCGGCTTGCCGCCCGCGGCAATGAACCGTTCTGGGCGTTGGAAGTGAGCGAGCGCGTGCTGCGCTGGAAGCAGCCCGATCTGCCTGCGCCGATCGAGTTCGATGCGTCCGAGACTGAGAATCTCGATGGCGCCGAACGCTATCAGGCGGCAACCGACGGCCACATGCTGGAACTACTGGTCGAGATGCAGCCCTGTCAGGATTCGATGTCGGGGGAAATGTTCGCCTTCAGCGCGAAGGCGGTGCTGGACGGACACGAATTCACCGGTTGTGCGCGTCTCGTAAGATAG